The window TTCGCTGGCGTTTTATCCTGATAGGAATAACAGCTCTTCTTTCGATAATTTTCTTTTTGCCTTCAACACCTGTGTTTCAGAGTATGCCGGAGTGGTGGAAAAAGAATATGCCGAACAAGGGCATAACCCTCGGCCTTGACCTTCAGGGAGGGCTCCATCTCGTCTTTGAGGTTGAAGGGGAAAAGGCTGTGGATGTTACCGCAGAGAGGATTGCAGCAAGCCTGAAAGAGATACTTGAGAAAAAAGGGCTTAAGGCAGAGGTAAAGAAGGACGCATTGGGCATTACAATCTCCCCTGCTAATAATGAGATAAAGAAAGCAGTTGAAGATAATTATCCAATCCTCACGCTAATTGATAGCGGAGGAGGCAGGTTTCTTTACAGGCTTTCAGATAAAGAAATCAACAGGATCAAGGACTCTTCAGCAGACCAGGCCCTTGAGACAATCCGAAACAGAATAGACCAGTTTGGTGTTTCTGAGCCCACAATTCACAGGCAAAGCACAAATGAGATAGTAGTTCAACTGCCTGGAGTTAAAGAGCCAAAAAGGGCTATCGAGGTAATAGGTAAGACCGCTCTTCTGGAGTTCAAACTCCTCGACGATGAAAACCCTATAGCAGCCCAGCTTCCTGCTTCTGTGCTTCCGGGAGATGAGGAGAAATTGATTAGAGAGTTTGGCCCGAAGATCCCGATAGAGGATGAGATCCTTTTTGAAAGGGTTGTTAACAAAGAAACAGGTAGAGTCACAAAGAGGGTTTATCTTGTAAAGAAACAAACCCTTATGACAGGCGACCTTTTGACAGAAGCGAGGGTAAATATCGATACGAGGTTTAATGAGCCTTATGTCTCGATTTCTTTTAATCCTGCCGGAGCTAAACTCTTTGAACAGATTACAGCAGCAAACATTAAGAAACGCCTTGCCATAATCCTTGATGGAAATGTCTATTCAGCTCCTGTAATACAGGACAGGATTTCCGGGGGTAATGCACAGATAACAGGCACCTTCAGCATGGATGAGGCTAAGGACCTTGCCATAGTGCTCAGGGCAGGAGCGCTTCCAGCACCCATGAAAATACTCCAGAACGTGACAGTAGGCCCCTCCCTCGGAAGAGACTCTATAGATGCAGGGGTAAAGGCGGGTATTATTGGAGCAATCCTTGTAATAGCATTTATGATTTTTTACTATAAGCTATCGGGACTCATTGCAGATTTTGCCCTTGTTCTTAATATCCTTCTTCTCCTCGGGGCAATGGCTTCGCTCAATGCAACCCTCACAATGCCAGGCATAGCAGGTGTAATCCTCGCAATAGGCATGGCTGTTGATTCCAATGTCCTTATGTTTGAAAGAATGAGGGAGGAGATAAGGGCAGGCAAGACCCCGCGAGCTGCAGTTGATTCAGGTTATGATAAGGCATTCCTGACAATTGTTGACTCCCATGTCACAACCCTCATTACTGCTGCTGTTCTTTTTCAGTTTGGCACTGGCCCTATAAAAGGTTTTGCTGTAACTTTAGGGCTTGGTGTTGCTATAAATCTCTTTACAGCCCTTATCGGCACAAAGACTGTATTCGACCTTATAAATTCCAGAAGAGAGGTAAAAAAGCTTAGCATATGATAGAGCTCATTAGAAATACAAAAATAGATTTTATGGGCAAACGGTTTTATGCCTTTGGGCTTACCGGAGTAATTTCAATCCTCGGACTTATTGCTGTTATTCAGGTGGCAAGGGGAACGGCAAATTTAGGGATTGACTTTGCCGGAGGCACAGCAGTACAGGTGAAGTTTGAAAAAAATGTGCCTTTACATGATATAAGGATCGCCCTCGATGAAGGAGGTCTGAGCGACTTTGACCTCCAGGATTTACCTACGGAAAATAAGATACTCATCAGGGTGAAGAAGGGTGAAGAGACACTCGGCGGTTTCTCTGAGAAAATAATCTCAATACTCTCACAGAGGTTTTTGAATAATAAACCTGTAGTAGATTCCACCACTGAGATAGGGCCAAAGGTCGGTGCAAAGTTAAGAAAAGATGCACTGCTCGCCACAATAGTTGCTATTATAGGCATCCTTATATATGTCGGGTGGAGATTCCAGTTCAGGTTTGGTGTTGGTGCAACCATTGCGACTTTTCACGATGTCCTTGCTGTGCTCGGATTATTCTATATCATGGGCAGGGAGATTAATCTCATCCTCGTCTCAGCCCTTCTCACGATTGCCGGTTATTCCCTCACAGATACAGTGGTTGTATTTGACAGGATAAGAGAAAACCTGAAGCTGAGGCAAAGGGAAAGCGTTGAAGTAGTTATGAATAGCAGTATTAATGAGGTCTTATCGAGGACAATAATAACCTCTACAACCGTCCTCCTCACATCAATAGCATTGTTTTTCTTTGGTGGCGAGGTACTACATGACTTCTCACTCGCCATGATAATGGGGGTTATTATTGGGACATATTCTTCCATATTTGTTGCAAGCCCCATTGTGCTTATATGGGGGAAAAGGCCCTTTGCAAAGAAATAAAAAGACCGTGGTGTGTAATGCAAAAAGAAAATTCCTTTGAACCACAGAGGCACTGAGATTATTTAAAAATATTTTTCCCTCTGTGTCTCAGTGGTCATCTTTCTTCTTTACTCGTTACGGTATGAACTAATCTTAAATTTATGCATAGACGATGGTTTGTAAACAGGACAAATCAGGATTTTTTAGATTACCTCTCACGTAAAATATCAATATCCACAGCTTTTTCACAGATTCTTGTAAATAGAGGGATTAAAGATGCACGGTCGATTGGAAGTTTTCTTTCTCCTTCACTCGAAGCCCAGCATGACCCCTTTCTTATGCCTGATATGGTTAAAGCTGTTGAGCGGATAAAACAGGCATCGTCAAAAGGGGAGATAGTGCTTGTGTATGGCGATTACGATGCTGATGGTCTTACATCAACAGCTATAATGGTGTCAGCCCTGAAGATGCTCGGTTTAAAGCCGTATTACTACATTCCTAATAGAATTACCGAGG of the Nitrospirota bacterium genome contains:
- the secF gene encoding protein translocase subunit SecF, yielding MIELIRNTKIDFMGKRFYAFGLTGVISILGLIAVIQVARGTANLGIDFAGGTAVQVKFEKNVPLHDIRIALDEGGLSDFDLQDLPTENKILIRVKKGEETLGGFSEKIISILSQRFLNNKPVVDSTTEIGPKVGAKLRKDALLATIVAIIGILIYVGWRFQFRFGVGATIATFHDVLAVLGLFYIMGREINLILVSALLTIAGYSLTDTVVVFDRIRENLKLRQRESVEVVMNSSINEVLSRTIITSTTVLLTSIALFFFGGEVLHDFSLAMIMGVIIGTYSSIFVASPIVLIWGKRPFAKK
- the secD gene encoding protein translocase subunit SecD: MKKNVRWRFILIGITALLSIIFFLPSTPVFQSMPEWWKKNMPNKGITLGLDLQGGLHLVFEVEGEKAVDVTAERIAASLKEILEKKGLKAEVKKDALGITISPANNEIKKAVEDNYPILTLIDSGGGRFLYRLSDKEINRIKDSSADQALETIRNRIDQFGVSEPTIHRQSTNEIVVQLPGVKEPKRAIEVIGKTALLEFKLLDDENPIAAQLPASVLPGDEEKLIREFGPKIPIEDEILFERVVNKETGRVTKRVYLVKKQTLMTGDLLTEARVNIDTRFNEPYVSISFNPAGAKLFEQITAANIKKRLAIILDGNVYSAPVIQDRISGGNAQITGTFSMDEAKDLAIVLRAGALPAPMKILQNVTVGPSLGRDSIDAGVKAGIIGAILVIAFMIFYYKLSGLIADFALVLNILLLLGAMASLNATLTMPGIAGVILAIGMAVDSNVLMFERMREEIRAGKTPRAAVDSGYDKAFLTIVDSHVTTLITAAVLFQFGTGPIKGFAVTLGLGVAINLFTALIGTKTVFDLINSRREVKKLSI